Proteins encoded together in one Ipomoea triloba cultivar NCNSP0323 chromosome 4, ASM357664v1 window:
- the LOC116015284 gene encoding 60S ribosomal protein L18-2, translating into MGIDLVAGGKSKQTKRTSPKSDDVYLKLLVKLYRFLVRRAESKFNAAILKRLFMSKINKAPLSLSRLIQFMQGKEDKIAVLVGTVTDDTRAYEVPKMKVVALRFTETARARIEKAGGECLTFDQLALQAPLGQNTVLLRGPKNSREAVKHFGRAPGVPHSHTKPYVRSKGRKFERARGKRNSRGYKI; encoded by the exons ATGGGTATAGATTTGGTCGCCGGCGGCAAAAGTAAGCAGACCAAACGCACTTCTCCGAAGTCCGACGATGTCTATCTCAAGCTGCTCGTCAAG TTGTATCGATTTCTGGTGCGGAGAGCAGAGAGCAAGTTTAATGCTGCGATACTGAAGAGGCTATTTATGAGCAAAATCAACAAGGCTCCACTGTCTCTCTCCAGGTTGATTCAATTCATGCAAGGAAAG GAGGATAAGATTGCTGTTCTTGTTGGGACAGTGACTGATGATACTAGAGCTTATGAAGTGCCCAAAATGAAAGTGGTTGCACTGAGATTCACTGAGACAGCAAGAGCTAGAATTGAGAAAGCTGGGGGGGAGTGCTTGACTTTTGATCAGCTTGCTCTCCAAGCTCCTCTTGGCCAGAACACG GTGCTTCTACGGGGCCCTAAAAACTCCCGTGAGGCAGTGAAGCACTTTGGCAGAGCTCCTGGAGTGCCACACAGCCATACCAAGCCCTATGTTAGGTCCAAGGGCAGAAAGTTTGAGAGAGCCAGGGGAAAGAGAAATAGCAGAGGCTATAAAATTTAG